In Amyelois transitella isolate CPQ chromosome 28, ilAmyTran1.1, whole genome shotgun sequence, the following are encoded in one genomic region:
- the LOC106133721 gene encoding cleavage and polyadenylation specificity factor subunit 5 translates to MAGLAAVQGGPGNKMWPARPGMQHQNGQNNANTLTLNRTINLYPLTNYTFGTKEPLFEKDASVPARFQRMREEFVKIGMRRSVEGVLLVHEHGLPHVLLLQLGTAFFKLPGGELNPGEDEIEGLKRLLTETLGRQDGVQQEWLIEDTIGNWWRPNFEPPQYPYIPPHITKPKEHKRLFLVQLQDRALFAVPKNYKLVAAPLFELYDNAQGYGPIISSLSQSLCRFNFVYM, encoded by the exons ATGGCGGGTTTGGCAGCAGTCCAGGGAGGTCCGGGTAACAAAATGTGGCCAGCGCGTCCGGGCATGCAGCATCAGAATGGCCAAAATAACGCCAATACTTTGACTTTAAATAGGACAATAAATCTTTATCCTTTAACTAATTATACGTTCGGGACAAAGGAGCCGCTGTTTGAGAAAGATGCATCAGTGCCTGCCAGGTTTCAAAGGATGCGGGAGGAATTTGTCAAAATTGGAATGAGAAG GTCTGTTGAAGGTGTCCTGCTGGTTCATGAGCATGGATTACCTCACGTGCTGCTCCTCCAGCTAGGGACGGCATTCTTCAAGCTGCCTGGAGGAGAACTTAACCCAGGAGAG GATGAGATTGAAGGTCTCAAGAGGCTACTCACGGAGACACTGGGCAGACAGGACGGTGTTCAACAGGAGTGGCTCATTGAGGATACCATAG GCAACTGGTGGCGCCCGAACTTCGAACCCCCCCAATACCCCTACATTCCACCGCACATTACCAAACCGAAAGAGCACAAGCGCCTCTTCTTAGTGCAACTTCAAGACAGAGCCTTATTCGCAGTGCCCAAGAACTACAAATTGGTTGCCGCGCCCCTATTTGAGTTGTATGATAACGCGCAGGGCTACGGACCAATCATATCTTCGCTGTCACAGAGTTTGTGCAGATTCAACTTTGTCTATATGTAA
- the LOC106133715 gene encoding COMM domain-containing protein 5: MSQQLELLTENPSQWTSVSLLSPEIQKKEIKPYVVLALKELEGNPDSRTSSLMNVDKFSAVRAVVRHLARLRSANKEPWASEDVTVFLESLRFSPECVEELTSLLCLDKVYENVPKHLRVKPGLVDLQWKVDISLSQSNMSSENANASQAKEIMRRYTHIILILTLTDGQTLTYRLSINKFHELRYTVACALKNMIVLEKRKCMRKD; encoded by the exons atgtcACAGCAATTAGAGCTATTAACAGAGAATCCATCACAATGGACTTCGGTTTCATTACTCTCACCAGAAAtccaaaaaaaggaaataaaaccTTATGTTGTcc TGGCCCTGAAAGAGTTAGAAGGCAACCCTGACAGCCGTACATCCAGCCTTATGAATGTAGACAAGTTCTCCGCAGTTCGGGCTGTTGTGAGACACCTGGCGAGGCTGAGGTCGGCAAATAAGGAGCCGTGGGCCTCCGAAGATGTTACAGTGTTCCTGGAAAGTTTAAG GTTCAGTCCGGAGTGTGTAGAAGAGCTTACATCTCTTTTATGTTTAGACAAAGTGTACGAGAATGTTCCTAAACACCTGCGTGTGAAGCCAGGCTTGGTGGATCTACAGTGGAAAGTTGATATATCTCTAAG CCAATCAAATATGTCTTCAGAGAATGCGAATGCATCCCAAgccaaagaaataatgagaCGGTACACCCATATTATACTGATCTTAACACTCACCGATGGACAAACCCTCACATACAGGTTATCTATAAACAAGTTTCACGAATTAAGATATACAGTGGCATGCGCTTTGAAGAATATGATCGTTTTGGAGAAAAGAAAATGTATGAGGAAAGACTGA
- the LOC106133665 gene encoding uncharacterized protein LOC106133665 encodes MYFIAFILFLYFDNTYCSLWAKGIVHYSLNTKDYDPHSQEVIMHTLQKIQNEICLKFFSIPVNYTAPDGEKVLYIQNPKKLKNCPPQTYDFSLSVIDMPVGYKCINERDISRLVVEMVKASIHKTETVMNSYDLMKKFQEKAENAERASLLNPNDRNYINAHYFQECGGQNQRSEPSRRQESDDVDSEMSSKNWEYYSSKVWPLGLVIYKINSSLQLGILLTNKNCTGGTTAFSALLAAMRTIELDTCVMFQEAEDDNVLDPKNMIVFEEEGEDWPLLGFQEGVQTVKLSTMAQCEDPGHASHALMMLLRILGIPMMSNRYDRDNYLKINWKNVQKGQELYLEKAPKEAWLKNIPYDFTSASHAPATFLCPGCLTTYTVEPIQDHLWHRTLTMGRTSRLSADDIKLISTVYTEQCQARVLPMPNRAVKLEDYGEVNARGAQVFEEENNNGAGNTIKTKGKKKKLYGLDQSSFEFLTHQAPDGISDWNIDFD; translated from the exons ACCCTCACTCGCAAGAAGTGATAATGCATACATTGCAGAAGATACAGAATGAGATCTGCCTGAAATTCTTCAGCATACCCGTGAACTACACCGCGCCCGACGGCGAGAAGGTTCTGTACATACAGAACCCGAAGAAACTGAAGAATTGTCCCCCCCAGACTTACGACTTCAGCTTATCTGTCatt GACATGCCTGTCGGTTACAAATGCATCAATGAACGGGACATTAGCAGACTCGTAGTCGAGATGGTAAAAGCCAGCATTCACAAAACTG AAACAGTGATGAATAGTTACGATTTGATGAAGAAATTCCAGGAAAAG GCAGAAAATGCCGAACGAGCGTCTCTGCTTAACCCGAACGATCGTAATTACATCAACGCGCATTACTTCCAAGAATGCGGGGGTCAGAACCAGCGCAGTGAGCCTTCCAGACGCCAG GAAAGCGATGACGTGGATTCGGAGATGTCCTCGAAGAACTGGGAATACTACAGCTCGAAAGTGTGGCCTCTGGGTTTggttatttacaaaatcaatAGCAGTTTGC AACTGGGAATACTActtactaataaaaattgtacagGGGGCACCACAGCTTTCTCGGCGTTGTTGGCAGCCATGCGCACCATAGAACTGGACACGTGTGTGATGTTCCAAGAAGCAGAGGACGACAACGTGCTGGATCCCAAGAATATGATCGTTTTTGAAGAGGAAGGCGAAGACTGGCCGCTGCTCGGGTTTCAAGAGGGTGTCCAA ACGGTAAAATTATCAACAATGGCGCAATGCGAAGACCCGGGACACGCGTCTCACGCTCTGATGATGCTCTTGCGCATCCTGGGCATACCGATGATGTCTAACAGATACGACCGGGACAACTACCTCAAAATTAATTGGAAGAACGTGCAAAAAG GCCAGGAATTGTATCTGGAGAAGGCTCCCAAAGAGGCGTGGCTTAAGAATATACCCTATGACTTCACAAGCGCATCTCACGCGCCTGCCACTTTTTTGTGTCCTGGGTGTCTGACCACGTACACTGTTGAGCCTATACAG GACCACCTCTGGCACCGAACCTTGACCATGGGCCGAACTAGCCGCCTCTCCGCCGACGACATCAAACTGATCTCCACAGTGTACACAGAGCAGTGCCAAGCGAGAGTACTGCCGATGCCAAACAGAGCAGTGAAGCTGGAAGATTATG GTGAAGTTAACGCGCGGGGTGCCCAAGTTTTTgaggaagaaaataataatggtgCTGGAAACACT ATAAAAACAAAGGGGAAAAAAAAGAAGCTATACGGCTTAGATCAATCCTCGTTCGAGTTCCTTACGCACCAAGCCCCTGATGGAATATCCGACTGGAATATCGATTTCGattag
- the LOC106133666 gene encoding uncharacterized protein LOC106133666 — translation MNYLTEKIQKPVPWNLLYADDVALISNNKQEVQDSLEQWRSALESGGLRISRTKTEYMVCNFSLDKSSTTHTELKLDGEILPRVNKFKYLGSVIAEDGTITADITHRTTSGWSKWRELTGVLCDPKMPVRTKGKVYKTAVRPVLLYGSETWASKQTQEHKLHTTEMRMLRWAGGVTLKDKVRNEHIRGSFKVAPITEKLKESRLRWFGHVMRRPEDHAVKKCLSMATLKRGKGRALTTWMSNVQRDMKELGLSTDDAYQRKKWRLKIRKADPA, via the coding sequence ATGAACTACCTTACGGAGAAAATTCAGAAGCCCGTACCATGGAACCTCCTGTATGCGGATGATGTTGCATTAATATCGAACAACAAGCAAGAAGTACAGGACAGCCTAGAGCAATGGAGGAGCGCCCTCGAGTCCGGTGGACTACGTATTAGCAGAACTAAGACAGAGTATATGGTGTGCAACTTTAGCCTTGACAAATCTAGCACGACACACACAGAGCTGAAGCTTGATGGAGAAATCCTACCGAGAGTAAACAAGTTCAAATACCTAGGTTCTGTTATCGCCGAGGACGGCACGATCACCGCTGACATAACCCATAGAACCACGTCTGGGTGGAGTAAATGGCGAGAACTGACAGGAGTCCTATGTGATCCTAAAATGCCTGTAAGAACCAAAGGCAAAGTCTATAAAACCGCCGTGAGACCAGTTCTACTCTATGGCAGCGAAACGTGGGCCTCAAAGCAAACGCAAGAGCATAAACTACACACGACGGAAATGCGTATGCTCCGTTGGGCAGGTGGAGTTACCCTCAAAGATAAAGTCCGAAATGAACATATACGGGGCAGTTTCAAGGTGGCACCCATAACCGAGAAGCTCAAAGAATCCAGACTAAGATGGTTTGGACATGTAATGCGTAGACCCGAAGATCACGCTGTAAAGAAGTGCCTTTCCATGGCTACGTTAAAGAGAGGGAAAGGCAGGGCCCTAACAACCTGGATGTCAAATGTCCAGAGAGACATGAAAGAGTTGGGCCTGTCAACTGACGACGCGTATCAGCGGAAGAAATGGCGCCTTAAGATTAGGAAAGCCGACCCCGCGTAA